Within Conexibacter woesei DSM 14684, the genomic segment TCTTCGCGAGCGACGCCGTCGATCTCGGCGCCGCCGAGAGAAAGCTGGAGGAGCGCCGCGCGACGCTGCGTAAGGAGATCTCCCGCTGCGAGGGGAAGCTCGCCAACGACGGCTTCGTCGCGAAGGCGCCGCCGGCCGTCGTCGACGCCGAGCGGCAGAAGCTGACCGCGCTGCAGGAGGAGCTGGAGGCGCTGTGACCTCGACCGCGAACTGGACGCTGGACGAGGCCGAGCGGTACCTGCTGGGACTGGAGCTGTTCGGCATGCGCTTCGGCCTCGACCGGATGCGCCGCCTGATGACGACGCTCGACCAGCCCGAGCGCCGCTTCGACTCGATCCACGTCGTCGGCACCAACGGCAAGTCCTCGACCGTGCGGATGACCGCGGCGATCCTCCAGCGCCACGGCCTGCGCGCCGGCGCCTACCTGTCGCCGCACCTGGTCTCCTTCACGGAGCGGATGCGCGTCGACGACGTCGACACAGACGCTGTGGCGTTCGCAAAGGCCGTCCAGCGCGCTGCGCACGCGGCCGCGCTCGTCGACCGCTCCCAGCGCGAGGACGACCGCGTGACGCAGTTCGAGGCGCTCACGGCCGCCGCCTTCAGCGAGCTGGCCGCGCGCAAGATCGACGTCGCGGTGATCGAAGCCGGCCTCGGCGGCCGCTACGACGCCACCAACGTTCTGCCGAGCACGGTCCAGGTGCTGACGAACGTCGGCCTCGAGCACACGCGCTGGCTCGGCCCGACGGTGCGCGACATCGCGCGCGAGAAGCTCGCCGTCGTGCGCGACGGCGGCACGCTCGTCGTCGGCGCCGACCTGCACCCGGACGCGTTCGACGAGGCGCAGCAGGCGGCCGACCGCCACGGCGCGAAGCTGATCGTCGCGCCCGCGGAGCCCGGGGTGGAGGTGGCCGCGCCCGGCACCTTCCAGCGCCGCAACTTCGCGCTCGCGCGCGCGGCCGCGGACGCCTACCTCGCGGCCGAGGGCCGTGCGCTCGACCTCGACGCGGTCCGCTCCGCCGCCGGTGCGGTGATGGTGCCGGGGCGGATGCAGGTCGCCGGCCACGAGCCGCTGACGGTGCTCGACGGCGCGCACAACCCGGCCGGGATCGAGGCGATCGCGGAGTCGCTGCCGCAGCTGACCGCCGGCCGCCGGCTGGTCGCGGTCGTCTCGGTGCTCGACGACAAGGACGCGGCCGCGATGCTGCGGGCGCTGCTGCCGCACTGCGAGCACGTCGTCTTCACGCGCAACCACAGCCCGCGCGCGCTGCCGCCGGCGACGCTCGCGTCGCTCGCGTCGCAGCTCGACGGGCCGCCGAGCGAGCTGGAGACGGACCCCCGCCGCGCGCTCGCACGCGCGCGGGAGCTGGCCGGCGCCGGCGGCGTCGTGCTCGCGACCGGCTCGATCTACCTCGTCGCCGACCTGCTGCGCCCGGCCGGCCAGCGCAACGCCTCGATCCTGTGACCGACGATCCGCAGCCTCCGAAGTTCCTGCCGATGATGGGGCTCGTCGCCGCGATCGTGGCGATCGTGATCCTCGTCTTCTTCGCGATCGGCTACTTGTTCGGGCGAGCGTTCCTCTGACCGGACGCCCGCACGTGTGCTGCAGTATGCAGGAGCTTTCGCGCGTTCAGCGAACGTCTGAATGCGCCAGCGTGGTGCCTCTGCAACCGGACCCAGGCTAAACTCGCCCGCAACCATGACCCCGTTCGCCATCTTCGGCATCGAGAACAGCGGCCTCAACCTGGCCGTCAATCTCGTGCTGCTCTTCCTCGTCGTCCTCTGGATCGCGCTCATCTACTGGACGTTCGCGGACGCCCGGCGGCGGATCGAGGACCCGATGCTCGTCGGCTGCGCGACCGCCGCGTCGCTGTTCCCGCTCGTCGGGACGCTCGTCTACATGATCGTGCGGCCGCCGGAATACCTCGACGACGTGCGCGAGCGCGAGCTCGAGATGCAGGCCGCCGAGGCCCGCCTCGCCCAGCTCGGCTACCACCTCTGCCCGCACTGCGACTTCGAGGTGGAGAAGGACTTCCTGCGCTGCCCCAACTGCATGCGCAAGCTGAAGGACCCGTGCCGCTCGTGCGGCAAGCCGCTCGACCCGCTCTGGAAGGTCTGCCCGTACTGCGAGACCGAAGTCGAGTCGACCGCGGCTGCCCCGCGGCGCGCCCGGCGCCGGCGCGTCGAAGACGTCGCCGAGCCGACTCAGTAACACTGTCGCGTCGTCGGCGCCGTCGCCGACCCGTCGAACCGAACCTCTTCAAGGAGCCCGAATGAGCCGGACCCTGATTCTGGTCAAGCCGGATGCCTTTGCCCGCGGCCTGACCGGTGAGATCCTCGCCCGCTTCGAGCGCAAGGGCCTCAGCATCGTCGCGTTGGAGAAGCAGACGCTGACGCGCGAGATCGCCGAGACGCACTACGCCGAGCACAGCGAGCGCCCGTTCTTCGGCGAGCTCGTCGAGTTCATCACCTCGGGCCCGCTCGTCGCGGCCGTGCTGGAGGGCCACGAGGCCGTCAAGGCCGCCCGCCAGGTGATCGGCGCGACGAACCCGATCGAGGCCGCGACCGGCTCGATCCGCGGCGACTTCGCGCTCGAGGTCGGCAAGAACATGGTCCACGGCTCCGACTCGGACGAGTCCGCCGCGCGCGAAGCGGCGATCTTCTTCCCGAGCCTCGGCTAGCTGCCTCTGCCCCTCCTCCTCGCATCGCGCTCGCCCCAGCGGCGGGCGATCCTGACGCAGCTGGGCATTCCGTTCGAGGTCTGCCCGGCTGACGTCGAGGAGCTGACCGACGGCGACCCCTCGACGGTCGCCGTCGAGAACGCGCGCCGCAAGGCGCTGGCGCTGGCCGGCGACGCGCGGGCGCGCACCGGCGCCGTCGTCCTCGGCGTCGACACGATCGTCGTGCTCGACGGCGCCGTCTTCGGCAAGCCGGCCGACGCGGCCGACGCGCGGGCGACGCTGTCCGCGCTCGCCGGCCGCAGCCACACCGTCCTCAGCGGCGTCTGCGTCGTCGAGCCCGGAGGGGAGCCGCGGACGGCGCTCGCCTCGACCCACGTCCACTTCCGCGCGCTCGACGCCGCGACGCTCGACTGGTACGCCGGGACGGGGGAGTGGGAGGGCCGCGCGGGCGGCTACGCGATCCAGGGCCGCGGCGCCGCGCTCGTCGACGCGATCGAGGGCGACTACCTCAACGTCGTCGGGCTGCCGGTCCCGGCGCTGCTGGACCTTCTGCCAGCGATCCTGCAGGAGGCTCGCTGAGGATGCGATTTGCAGCGTCTTCGCGCCATCGCGGGTGCTCGCGCACGGCGGCGCCGCATCCGGCGTCCGCTACACTCCGGCCGGGGCGAGGCCCCCTGCCGGACTGTTGATCCGGCGCCCCTCCAGGCCTTCGTCCCACTTCCCCCTCCAGCGCGCATGGGCTTCTTCAGCTACCTGACCGGATTTGGCGGCCGCGACATGGCGGTCGACCTCGGTACCGCCAACACACTTGTGTATGTGCGCGGTCGCGGCATCGTGCTGTCCGAGCCGTCCGTCGTCGCGGTCGACTCGCGCTCGGGCGAGGTGCACGCGGTCGGGATCGAGGCGAAGCGGATGCTCGGCCGCACGCCGGGCACGATCTCCGCGATCCGCCCGCTGAAGGACGGCGTGATCGCGGACTTCGAGGTGACGGAGGAGATGCTCCGGCACTTCATCCAGAAGGTCCACCAGAACCGGTGGGCGCACCCGAGGGTCGTCGTCTGCGTCCCGTCGGGCGTCACGGGCGTCGAGAAGCGGGCCGTCGAGGAGGCATGCCTCTCCGCAGGCGCGCGCCAGGCGTACCTGATCGAG encodes:
- a CDS encoding bifunctional folylpolyglutamate synthase/dihydrofolate synthase, producing the protein MTSTANWTLDEAERYLLGLELFGMRFGLDRMRRLMTTLDQPERRFDSIHVVGTNGKSSTVRMTAAILQRHGLRAGAYLSPHLVSFTERMRVDDVDTDAVAFAKAVQRAAHAAALVDRSQREDDRVTQFEALTAAAFSELAARKIDVAVIEAGLGGRYDATNVLPSTVQVLTNVGLEHTRWLGPTVRDIAREKLAVVRDGGTLVVGADLHPDAFDEAQQAADRHGAKLIVAPAEPGVEVAAPGTFQRRNFALARAAADAYLAAEGRALDLDAVRSAAGAVMVPGRMQVAGHEPLTVLDGAHNPAGIEAIAESLPQLTAGRRLVAVVSVLDDKDAAAMLRALLPHCEHVVFTRNHSPRALPPATLASLASQLDGPPSELETDPRRALARARELAGAGGVVLATGSIYLVADLLRPAGQRNASIL
- a CDS encoding zinc ribbon domain-containing protein — translated: MTPFAIFGIENSGLNLAVNLVLLFLVVLWIALIYWTFADARRRIEDPMLVGCATAASLFPLVGTLVYMIVRPPEYLDDVRERELEMQAAEARLAQLGYHLCPHCDFEVEKDFLRCPNCMRKLKDPCRSCGKPLDPLWKVCPYCETEVESTAAAPRRARRRRVEDVAEPTQ
- the ndk gene encoding nucleoside-diphosphate kinase; protein product: MSRTLILVKPDAFARGLTGEILARFERKGLSIVALEKQTLTREIAETHYAEHSERPFFGELVEFITSGPLVAAVLEGHEAVKAARQVIGATNPIEAATGSIRGDFALEVGKNMVHGSDSDESAAREAAIFFPSLG
- a CDS encoding Maf family protein; this encodes MPLLLASRSPQRRAILTQLGIPFEVCPADVEELTDGDPSTVAVENARRKALALAGDARARTGAVVLGVDTIVVLDGAVFGKPADAADARATLSALAGRSHTVLSGVCVVEPGGEPRTALASTHVHFRALDAATLDWYAGTGEWEGRAGGYAIQGRGAALVDAIEGDYLNVVGLPVPALLDLLPAILQEAR